A region from the Egibacteraceae bacterium genome encodes:
- a CDS encoding SPFH domain-containing protein encodes MGLISKLKGELVDIIEWLDDNRSTLAWRFARHQNEIKHGAQLIVREGQRAVFVYRGQLADVFEPGAYELTSENLPVLSTLQGWKHGFNSPFRSEVYFLNTRPVTDLRWGTPQPITIRDPDFGMVQVRANGLCVVRIEDPEIFLREVIGTDSSVETEEITELLRRVISLAFSDMILETGLGAIDLQGRQVELSGKLREFVAERVDDEFGLAIPDIMMNISLPDEVTQAMTRGVARGVEEGGYVRNVGDVERLQQVRAADALLAAAGNEGGVAGAGMQAGLGVALGAQMAGALQGTPAPAAAAPAAAPPPLPGQVLYHVESGGQPSGPYSVAQLQAAVGSGQLTSATMVWAAGMPAWSPAGQVADLAPLFSQPPPVPPPMPPTPPTPPPSPGSSGAGEDQGASS; translated from the coding sequence GGGCTCATCAGCAAGCTGAAGGGCGAGCTGGTCGACATCATCGAGTGGCTCGATGACAACCGGTCGACGCTGGCATGGCGGTTCGCCCGTCACCAGAACGAGATCAAGCACGGCGCCCAGCTGATCGTGCGCGAAGGGCAGCGGGCGGTCTTCGTCTACCGGGGCCAGCTCGCCGACGTCTTCGAGCCCGGGGCCTACGAGCTCACCAGCGAGAACCTGCCGGTCCTCTCGACGCTGCAGGGCTGGAAGCACGGCTTCAACAGCCCCTTCCGCAGCGAGGTGTACTTCCTCAACACCCGGCCGGTGACCGACCTGCGCTGGGGGACCCCCCAGCCGATCACGATCCGCGACCCCGACTTCGGCATGGTCCAGGTGCGGGCCAACGGCCTCTGCGTCGTGCGCATCGAGGACCCCGAGATCTTCCTCCGGGAGGTCATCGGCACCGACAGCTCCGTCGAGACCGAGGAGATCACCGAGCTGCTGCGCCGGGTCATCTCGTTGGCCTTCTCCGACATGATCCTCGAGACGGGCCTGGGGGCGATCGACCTGCAGGGCCGCCAGGTCGAGCTGTCGGGCAAGCTGCGGGAGTTCGTCGCCGAGCGGGTGGACGACGAGTTCGGGCTCGCCATCCCCGACATCATGATGAACATCTCCCTGCCCGACGAGGTCACCCAGGCGATGACGCGCGGGGTGGCACGGGGTGTCGAGGAGGGCGGCTACGTCCGCAACGTCGGTGACGTCGAGCGCCTGCAGCAGGTGCGGGCGGCCGATGCGCTGCTCGCCGCCGCAGGCAACGAAGGCGGCGTGGCCGGGGCGGGGATGCAAGCCGGGCTGGGCGTGGCGCTCGGCGCCCAGATGGCCGGTGCGCTGCAAGGCACCCCCGCGCCGGCGGCGGCCGCACCGGCTGCCGCCCCACCACCGCTACCGGGCCAGGTCCTGTACCACGTCGAGTCCGGCGGCCAGCCGTCCGGGCCGTATTCGGTCGCCCAGCTCCAGGCTGCAGTGGGCTCCGGGCAGCTGACCTCGGCGACCATGGTGTGGGCGGCCGGGATGCCGGCCTGGTCGCCGGCCGGTCAGGTGGCTGACCTCGCCCCGCTGTTCAGCCAACCGCCGCCCGTGCCGCCGCCGATGCCCCCGACGCCCCCGACGCCCCCGCCCTCGCCAGGCTCGTCGGGAGCCGGTGAGGATCAGGGAGCGTCGTCGTGA